The genomic window acttgggatatcACTTTACAACAGAAAAAGTTCAATCCCGGGAGGAAGTCGTTAAATACACCATATGAAAACCACACATACACGTCTCAACTAAACCTCTGCATGAAGTGAATAAACTGCATTCATTTTCTCATTAAGAGTGTCTTGGGGGAAAAAAATAGTAGTTGAATGGAAGTAATGAAACAGGCATTTGTGAACATCATAtcctacacagtacaaacacTATGTAACAGACTTGTTTAGGGTTATACAGTAtatcatacagtattatacaatgTATCACAATGTCCGATTGCAATATTCTACTCAGGTATATTAAACACTGAAATCTGTTACTCTCATTATTCCAAATGCACCTGTGGGTCTTTTCAGTTGACAACAATGACAATTAATCTTTGTCTTTAATAAAGGGTAGGATCTAAACATCAGAAGCTATCGATTGGAATGGTAACTTTATATTTTATAGAGTGGAATgttttttctgctggtgtatcctgaggtagctCCTCTCTGAAAACCTCTTCCCGCAGTGCGTACAGGCAAATGGCCTTTCTCccgtgtggaccttcaggtgcatcttcagGTGACCAGCCTGGGCGAAGTGCATGggacactgggtacagctgtaGGGTTtttcccctgtgtggaccctctggtgcctcttcaggtcacCAGCCTGGGCAAAGCACATGggacactgggtacagctgaagggtttcacTCCTGtatggaccctctggtgcctcttcaggttgcCAGCCTGGGCGAAGCACATGTGACACTGGTtacagctgaagggtttcacccctgtgtggaccctctggtggatctccaccttcTGGGGGCAGCTGAAGCCTTTATTACAGAACCTGCAGAGGAACCGTTTCTCTTTACTACCGCCTaatgtttctccctctcccagaGCCTGGGCTCTAGCCCTGTCGTTTGATTTCAATACCTGATCGAAAAAAACGCGGCCGTGTGAATCGGAAGGCCCCATCGACGTGGACACTGGGTCGTGATCCCTGAGTTCGTGTAAAGGGGAGTGGGTCGCAACATTTTGATTTGTCTCTAAGCTTCCCCTGTAATTTAAGAAATCTCCGCCCTGTGAGTGTCCGTCTCCTCTGTGACTATCTGCATTCCATGTGGGAGGATCGTCGCCCTCCACTTTCACAGTCACTTCCTCTACAACCAGACCCTCCCCTTTCTCATCTAGGCACCCTTCCgagtatacactactactgtaccggTTCCAGTTCCCTCTAGACAGATCAGTGTGTGTCTCTAAACCCAAACGCATGTTGCCAGGGTCCATCTCTGTAGCGTAAGAACAAGACGGATCATTGCCAATCTCTGATGCGTCACCTGAGTCCGGATGGGAATTAACAGACATCATGCTTGGGTTACCGTAAAGTAAATACTCTGAACCGGGAGCAGGAGGACAGCCCAGTGGCCCCAGCCCCAGTCGCTCTGGGTCTGATCTGTGGTCAGATCCTGTGTGTAAAAGCCTTTGTGTTACAGTTaaagtctctgtgtctgtctctgacttgtgtctgtctctgacctccGTGACGCTGCGTTGGTTCCTGGGCTGCACTGTGGTGGGGTCCTCCGTGGCTACAGAGTGCACTTCAGCCGCTCTAGTCTGGATGACTCTGCTGTGACgtgggtcctcctctccttcagacctctcctgcTTGACCCCAGGACCTGCATCTGCAGACTGACACAAGAAGAGATGAGGTTATTACTTAAATTGGATAATGTCGTAGGGAAGTCAAACAAGCTCCCCTATGGTAGATGTGCATGTACGGAAGTCAATAGCTGAAGAAAGCCTTGCTGAAATTAATGGGCTATTGATTTAGCAAAAATTAGCATTTTTTATGTAACACTATTACACTAACCTCTATCTCGATAATGTGCTGGGTTGTGATTCCACTCCCCTCATCAACAGTGATTGGTTGGTCATCTCCCCATGTATTGTGTCCCCCTGGCTTCACAAAGCTCCTGTGGCCTTTAGGGAAATGTCCTTCACCTGTGAGAGTgattgagggaaagatggggTTAAGTTCAGTACTGTCAATGCTATATTGTACCCTATTGACACTGTCTAGAATTGGCAA from Oncorhynchus masou masou isolate Uvic2021 chromosome 20, UVic_Omas_1.1, whole genome shotgun sequence includes these protein-coding regions:
- the LOC135506909 gene encoding zinc finger protein 69 homolog, with the translated sequence MADGMVFHTQIASIMEMLANAAVSEICKLVDDDYAVFRLAITQTQKENRALRRKLQLFELKMARERVLASRPNSVKILDRYRAMARGEGHFPKGHRSFVKPGGHNTWGDDQPITVDEGSGITTQHIIEIESADAGPGVKQERSEGEEDPRHSRVIQTRAAEVHSVATEDPTTVQPRNQRSVTEVRDRHKSETDTETLTVTQRLLHTGSDHRSDPERLGLGPLGCPPAPGSEYLLYGNPSMMSVNSHPDSGDASEIGNDPSCSYATEMDPGNMRLGLETHTDLSRGNWNRYSSSVYSEGCLDEKGEGLVVEEVTVKVEGDDPPTWNADSHRGDGHSQGGDFLNYRGSLETNQNVATHSPLHELRDHDPVSTSMGPSDSHGRVFFDQVLKSNDRARAQALGEGETLGGSKEKRFLCRFCNKGFSCPQKVEIHQRVHTGVKPFSCNQCHMCFAQAGNLKRHQRVHTGVKPFSCTQCPMCFAQAGDLKRHQRVHTGEKPYSCTQCPMHFAQAGHLKMHLKVHTGERPFACTHCGKRFSERSYLRIHQQKKHSTL